A portion of the Daphnia magna isolate NIES linkage group LG4, ASM2063170v1.1, whole genome shotgun sequence genome contains these proteins:
- the LOC116921230 gene encoding CDK5 and ABL1 enzyme substrate 2 isoform X1: MLFIVYMEVCYRFSHSLRFFACKMATFFYRQKHSRRRLAALNFLSNISLDGSFEDSKCAPSSKITLLSDPLENDRNIKKVPIKANQASLSVNDNQNSEIVCTVTLQENICDNQVTCSVMKGSTLSSEEKTKIDHALMKMENSSNAVRDRSPTCNSIFKGQKGAALSNTNICNSPIIAGTTSLVPHLEKASVDFVEFPTPSYLFPNSTRSRKISSNTSESSYSPTGSGSKEKEVRFLTSAYDWSNQMTDQRLVLVTCNCSPVVLFSTLPFSRISKLSRGEFRSDSGRRRHPSSSTRPVSSTDYPDLYHLLGLTKPGDGQVVSYCQMLVPSGYAGRELITPRRFHVTEGSHFENDRASKVSTVLFRSHDRPNHMRPSSPLQMMENMKIDNEELGIQTSFSNLGHFGYHPSLLDDPELIAGKHSTRIALLTFSSYMTSVIDYVKPSDLKKELNDKFREKFPHIHLTLSKIRSLKREMRKVAKQDSGTGTDLLTVAQSYVFFEKLVLRGLVHKGNRKLCAGATLLLSAKMNDVKGDSLKTLIEEIQNNFRISRRELFASEFAVLVALEFSLHSPTWEIFSHYQRLLYDS; the protein is encoded by the exons ATGCTCTTTATTGTTTATATGGAAGTGTGCTATCGTTTCTCACATTCATTACGTTTTTTCGCATGTAAGATGGctacatttttttatagacaAAAGCATTCTAGGCGGCGTTTAGCTGCACTGAATTTTTTGTCAAACATTTCACTAGATGGTTCTTTTGAAGATTCAAAATGTGCCCCTTCTTCGAAAATTACCCTGCTAAGTGATCCACTTGAAAATGACAGGAACATAAAAAAAGTACCTATAAAGGCTAACCAAGCCAGTTTATCTGTTAATGACAACCAGAATTCAGAAATAGTGTGTACAGTTACGCTGCAAGAAAACATTTGTGACAATCAGGTTACATGTTCAGTAATGAAAGGTAGCACATTGTCGagtgaagaaaaaactaaaattgatCATGCCTTAATGAAGATGGAAAATTCATCAAATGCTGTTAGAGATAG ATCACCTACATGCAACAGTATATTCAAGGGCCAAAAGGGAGCAGCTTTatcaaatacaaatatttGTAACTCACCCATCATTGCTGGAACAACTTCATTAGTACCCCACTTGGAAAAGGCTTCAGTTGATTTTGTTGAGTTTCCTACACCTAGCTATCTTTTTCCTAATTCAACACGTAGCAGAAAG ATTTCTAGCAACACATCAGAGAGTTCATACTCACCAACAGGATCAGGTTCAAAGGAGAAAGAAGTAAGGTTCTTAACATCAGCTTATGATTGGTCAAATCAAATGACGGATCAGAGACTAGTTCTGGTTACTTGCAATTGCTCCCCAgttgttcttttttcaacATTGCCGTTTTCGCGCATCAGCAAGCTCTCGAG AGGAGAGTTTCGAAGTGATAGTGGACGTCGAAGACATCCTTCATCGAGTACGCGGCCAGTGTCATCGACAGATTACCCAGATCTATACCATCTACTCGGTTTGACTAAACCAGGAGACGGACAA GTAGTATCTTACTGTCAGATGTTGGTGCCTTCTGGGTACGCTGGTCGTGAACTTATTACCCCTCGAAGGTTTCATGTTACGGAAGGCAGTCACTTTGAAAATGACCGTGCAAGTAAGGTCTCAACTGTATTATTCCGATCTCATGATCGCCCAAACCATATGCGACCATCCTCACCCCTCCAAATGATGGAAAACATGAAGATTGACAATGAGGAATTGGGTATTCAGACATCTTTTTCAAATCTTGGTCATTTCGGATATCATCCCAGTCTTTTGGATGACCCTGAATTGATCGCTGGTAAACATAGTACAAGAATAGCACTGCTCACCTTTTCGTCATACATG ACTTCGGTAATCGACTACGTCAAACCATCTGATCTTAAAAAAGAACTTAACGACAAATTTCGCGAAAAGTTTCCTCATATCCATCTGACATTGAGTAAAATTAGGAG CCTTAAACGAGAAATGCGAAAAGTGGCAAAACAGGATAGTGGAACAGGAACCGATCTTCTTACAGTTGCCCAATCATATG tgttttttgaaaaacttgttttacGTGGACTTGTGCATAAAGGAAATCGCAAGTTGTGTGCTGGCGCTACGCTTCTATTGTCGGCGAAAATGAATGATGTGAAAGGAGACTCACTAAAAACACTTATTGAG GAAATTCAGAACAATTTTCGCATCAGCAGGCGAGAACTGTTTGCATCAGAATTCGCAGTGCTTGTTGCTCTCGAGTTCAGCTTACACTCACCAACTTGGGAAATTTTTTCACATTATCAGCGGCTTTTATACGATTCGTAA
- the LOC116921230 gene encoding CDK5 and ABL1 enzyme substrate 2 isoform X2: MLFIVYMEVCYRFSHSLRFFACKMATFFYRQKHSRRRLAALNFLSNISLDGSFEDSKCAPSSKITLLSDPLENDRNIKKVPIKANQASLSVNDNQNSEIVCTVTLQENICDNQVTCSVMKGSTLSSEEKTKIDHALMKMENSSNAVRDRSPTCNSIFKGQKGAALSNTNICNSPIIAGTTSLVPHLEKASVDFVEFPTPSYLFPNSTRSRKISSNTSESSYSPTGSGSKEKEVRFLTSAYDWSNQMTDQRLVLVTCNCSPVVLFSTLPFSRISKLSRGEFRSDSGRRRHPSSSTRPVSSTDYPDLYHLLGLTKPGDGQVVSYCQMLVPSGYAGRELITPRRFHVTEGSHFENDRASKVSTVLFRSHDRPNHMRPSSPLQMMENMKIDNEELGIQTSFSNLGHFGYHPSLLDDPELIAGKHSTRIALLTFSSYMTSVIDYVKPSDLKKELNDKFREKFPHIHLTLSKIRSLKREMRKVAKQDSGTGTDLLTVAQSYVFFEKLVLRGLVHKGNRKLCAGATLLLSAKMNDVKGDSLKTLIEEIQNNFRISRRELFASEFAVLVALEFSLHSPTWEIFSHYQRLLYDS; encoded by the exons ATGCTCTTTATTGTTTATATGGAAGTGTGCTATCGTTTCTCACATTCATTACGTTTTTTCGCATGTAAGATGGctacatttttttatagacaAAAGCATTCTAGGCGGCGTTTAGCTGCACTGAATTTTTTGTCAAACATTTCACTAGATGGTTCTTTTGAAGATTCAAAATGTGCCCCTTCTTCGAAAATTACCCTGCTAAGTGATCCACTTGAAAATGACAGGAACATAAAAAAAGTACCTATAAAGGCTAACCAAGCCAGTTTATCTGTTAATGACAACCAGAATTCAGAAATAGTGTGTACAGTTACGCTGCAAGAAAACATTTGTGACAATCAGGTTACATGTTCAGTAATGAAAGGTAGCACATTGTCGagtgaagaaaaaactaaaattgatCATGCCTTAATGAAGATGGAAAATTCATCAAATGCTGTTAGAGATAG ATCACCTACATGCAACAGTATATTCAAGGGCCAAAAGGGAGCAGCTTTatcaaatacaaatatttGTAACTCACCCATCATTGCTGGAACAACTTCATTAGTACCCCACTTGGAAAAGGCTTCAGTTGATTTTGTTGAGTTTCCTACACCTAGCTATCTTTTTCCTAATTCAACACGTAGCAGAAAG ATTTCTAGCAACACATCAGAGAGTTCATACTCACCAACAGGATCAGGTTCAAAGGAGAAAGAAGTAAGGTTCTTAACATCAGCTTATGATTGGTCAAATCAAATGACGGATCAGAGACTAGTTCTGGTTACTTGCAATTGCTCCCCAgttgttcttttttcaacATTGCCGTTTTCGCGCATCAGCAAGCTCTCGAG AGGAGAGTTTCGAAGTGATAGTGGACGTCGAAGACATCCTTCATCGAGTACGCGGCCAGTGTCATCGACAGATTACCCAGATCTATACCATCTACTCGGTTTGACTAAACCAGGAGACGGACAA GTAGTATCTTACTGTCAGATGTTGGTGCCTTCTGGGTACGCTGGTCGTGAACTTATTACCCCTCGAAGGTTTCATGTTACGGAAGGCAGTCACTTTGAAAATGACCGTGCAAGTAAGGTCTCAACTGTATTATTCCGATCTCATGATCGCCCAAACCATATGCGACCATCCTCACCCCTCCAAATGATGGAAAACATGAAGATTGACAATGAGGAATTGGGTATTCAGACATCTTTTTCAAATCTTGGTCATTTCGGATATCATCCCAGTCTTTTGGATGACCCTGAATTGATCGCTGGTAAACATAGTACAAGAATAGCACTGCTCACCTTTTCGTCATACATG ACTTCGGTAATCGACTACGTCAAACCATCTGATCTTAAAAAAGAACTTAACGACAAATTTCGCGAAAAGTTTCCTCATATCCATCTGACATTGAGTAAAATTAGGAG CCTTAAACGAGAAATGCGAAAAGTGGCAAAACAGGATAGTGGAACAGGAACCGATCTTCTTACAGTTGCCCAATCATATG tgttttttgaaaaacttgttttacGTGGACTTGTGCATAAAGGAAATCGCAAGTTGTGTGCTGGCGCTACGCTTCTATTGTCGGCGAAAATGAATGATGTGAAAGGAGACTCACTAAAAACACTTATTGAG GAAATTCAGAACAATTTTCGCATCAGCAGGCGAGAACTGTTTGCATCAGAATTCGCAGTGCTTGTTGCTCTCGAGTTCAGCTTACACTCACCAACTTGGGAAATTTTTTCACATTATCAGCGGCTTTTATACGATTC ttaa
- the LOC116921239 gene encoding syntaxin-7: MANSNFGTSSYQAGHEGDFSKLSQQIGTHIQKISQNASSMQRIVVQLGTPADNQQLRNQLHQIQHYTGQLAKDTSKSLKDLGAISLQSTEQRVLKLQRERLLNDFTAALNSFQSLQREAAQREKDEVKRVRTASVLSPPDSSKEALVDLDETKSQPFQSSQQRQMQMQEEDVDVQALVERERAIRQLESDIVDVNTIFKELATMVHEQGEMIDSIEANVETAQMRVEEGTNQLSTAASYQTKIRRRKCFIAIIAAVVAIIIIGIIIWQSR; encoded by the exons ATGGCCAACAGTAATTTCGGCACGTCGTCCTACCAAGCCGGCCATGAGGGCGATTTTTCGAAACTATCGCAACAAATTGGAACACACATTCAGAAAATTTCTCAAAATG CATCATCGATGCAGCGAATAGTTGTCCAACTGGGAACCCCAGCTGACAACCAACAACTCAGAAACCAATT GCACCAAATTCAACATTATACTGGACAGTTGGCCAAAGACACTAGCAAGTCATTGAAGGATTTAGGTGCTATTTCCTTACAATCAACAGAGCAG AGAGTATTGAAACTTCAACGAGAAAGGCTTCTAAATGACTTTACAGCTGCCCTAAACAGCTTTCAGAGCCTGCAGCGTGAAGCTGCTCAACGTGAAAAGGATGAG GTCAAACGAGTTCGTACTGCTTCGGTTCTCAGCCCTCCTGATAGTTCAAAGGAGGCCTTAGTTGACCTTGATGAGACCAAATCACAACCTTTTCAGTCGTCACAGCAGCGCCAGATGCAAATGCAAGAGGAGGACGTTGATGTTCAAGCACTAGTTGAACGTGAAAGAGCTATTCGCCAGCTGGAG TCTGACATAGTTGATGTCAATACCATCTTCAAAGAACTAGCTACCATGGTTCACGAGCAAGGTGAAATGATTGATAGCATCGAAGCTAACGTTGAGACTGCCCAAATGCGCGTAGAAGAAGGCACCAACCAATTGTCCACTGCTGCTTCATACCAA acaaaaatacgacgaagaaaatgtttcataGCTATTATAGCGGCTGTTGTGGCGATCATTATTATCGGTATAATAATCTGGCAGTCGCGTTGA
- the LOC116921240 gene encoding coiled-coil domain-containing protein 103, with protein MDSDSIPVSFAQLEKDLISALESDARSQVENDAKLKAISQRVSYDEFRNIVYGAHLKPIASSSPSSGKSQKGRIWNNIALTKKSHEPDSNDARKSMLIPANNFGLNQLPISAQFLNSWQQSDTKSRLLILYKIGPTGLNNIFTIDMPTALLGEIFEALSCFNNPITDVVAVIKLMEALTKIKRFNLIVHFLNASERAICQQLIHKLLSSLIQREQDFAEEGITEWTIQELGKRFLVKL; from the exons ATGGATTCAGATTCAATTCCTGTTAGTTTTGCTCAACTGGAGAAAGATCTTATTTCTGCCCTTGAAAGTGATGCAAGAAGTCAAGTGGAAAATGACGCAAAACTGAAAGCCATCTCTCAAAGAGTTTCATATGATGAATTCAG AAACATTGTGTATGGAGCTCATCTAAAACCAATTGCAAGCAGTTCACCTTCGTCTGGCAAATCCCAAAAGGGCAGAATATGGAACAATATAGCACTGACAAAGAAAAGTCATGAACCAGACTCGAATGATGCCAGGAAATCAATGTTGATCCCAGCAAATAACTTTGGCCTTAATCAACTGCCAATTTCTGCTCAATTTTTGAATTCCTGGCAGCAATCAGACACAAAGTCCAGACTTCTAATTTTGTATAAAATAGGTCCTACAGGTTTGAATAACATATTTACGATTGACATGCCAACAGCTCTGCTGGGAGAAATATTTGAGGCTCTCTCGTGCTTTAACAATCCCATAACAGATGTAGTAGCTGTGATCAAGCTTATGGAAGCTCTGACAAAAATTAAGAGATTTAACCTTATTGTGCATTTTCTTAATGCCTCTGAAAGAGCAATTTGCCAACAATTGATCCATAAGCTTCTGTCTAGTCTCATTCAGAGAGAACAAGATTTTGCTGAAGAAGGCATAACAGAATGGACCATTCAAGAGCTGGGTAAAAGATTTCTTGTGAAACTGTAA
- the LOC116921242 gene encoding eukaryotic translation initiation factor eIF1, whose protein sequence is MSFQNLKTFDPFADADKGPGEAVQDGLVHIRIQQRNGRKTLTTIQGLSAEYDLKKIVRHCKKEFACNGTVVEHPEYGEVLQLQGDQRENICQWLTKTGLAKPEQLKVHGF, encoded by the exons ATGTCCttccaaaatttgaaaacTTTTG ATCCCTTCGCTGACGCCGATAAGGGTCCGGGAGAGGCAGTACAGGATGGTCTAGTTCACATTCGTATTCAGCAGCGTAATGGTCGTAAAACTTTAACCACTATTCAAGGACTGTCTGCCGAATacgatttgaaaaaaattgttcgCCATTGCAAGAAG gaaTTTGCTTGTAACGGCACTGTTGTAGAACACCCCGAGTATGGTGAGGTTCTTCAGCTTCAAGGAGATCAACGTGAAAATATCTGTCAGTGGTTGACAAAGACCGGTTTGGCTAAACCAGAACAGCTAAAAGTTCATGGTTTTTGA
- the LOC116921234 gene encoding sulfhydryl oxidase 2, which translates to MFEQLLKFLFLIMGFQFFINPLVDAVPLSNSALYKDSDPIVQMNIADFKSTIMATSNAWLIEFYSSWCGHCIDFAPAFIQLANDVKGWGKVIKVGAVDCAKDENIPLCRDFEIMGYPTLKFFPAFTDATQLGIARTGGKKVEAIRFSMIDFIEQQFMEKKAPPHWPLLGPLQNETLDDLWSHYNNNEIILVFEAVNNSSYWSREAIMDAHQYAPYYPPIRRVNMTRQDLITKYNVQSLPAFVFLERSGKSEVYQIQPDREYMKKIMRKFFDSENEGAFVIPKSTLTTRKPHVVHEDVKAAKDQVYMADLEGALLYAFGHEVSIHKLIAGKELTALKKLIDVLDRYFPGRAGMKETIHTLGRNLDNYKKQIRGEEFAELWHNALNGRETHQEWVGCRGSRPNFRGYPCGLWTTFHTLTVSYALKHPGNTEFDPTLVLQAMKGFIKYFFGCAHCSNHFIDMAEDELNPIESVKSPRQAVLWLWAAHNKVNRRIASDASEDPKAPKIQFPASHNCPECRVDGVEREEAVYDYLVKLYSSENISSTGLLVQINPARSGSSRIQSIPLGSLTFTSYDISLCAAIYLVSSLILMLVLCRILVKRRRFVRKQVYDVCGKLM; encoded by the exons atgtttgaacagttattgaaatttttatttctaattaTGGGGTTCCAGTTTTTCATAAACCCGCTTGTCGATGCCGTTCCGCTAAGCAATTCTGCGCTTTATAAAGATTCAG acCCTATCGTCCAAATGAATATTGCTGACTTTAAATCAACCATTATGGCCACAAGCAATGCCTGGCTCATAGAATTTTATAGTAGCTGGTGTGGACACTGTATAGATTTTGCCCCAGCCTTTATTCAGCTAGCCAATGATGTAAAAG GCTGGGGGAAAGTGATTAAGGTAGGGGCAGTGGACTGTGCCAAGGATGAAAATATTCCTTTGTGTAGAGACTTTGAAATTATGGGGTATCCCACTCtaaaatttttccctgcatttACCGATGCTACTCAATTGGGTATAGCAAGAACAGGTGGTAAAAAAGTAGAAGCTATTCGATTCAGCATGATTGACTTTATTGAACAACAATTTATGGAGAAAAAAGCACCTCCTCATTGGCCCCTACTAGGCCCACTCCA AAACGAAACGCTCGATGATTTGTGGAGTCACTACAACAACAATGAAATTATTCTTGTCTTTGAAGCGGTGAACAATAGCAGTTACTGGTCAAGAGAAGCAATCATGGATGCTCATCAGTATGCTCCATATTATCCGCCCATTCGCCGAGTGAATATGACTCGTCAAGACTTGATCACCAAGTACAACGTCCAAAGCCTACCAGCTTTTGTGTTTCTGGAACGTTCGGGTAAATCTGAAGTCTACCAGATCCAGCCCGACCGAGAATATATGAAGAAGATTATGCGAAAATTTTTTGATTCTGAGAATGAAGGAGCCTTTGTTATTCCGAAGTCAACACTTACCACTCGGAAACCGCATGTCGTACATGAAGATGTAAAAGCTGCCAAAGATCAAGTTTACATGGCTGATTTAGAAGGGGCGCTGCTTTACGCATTTGGACACGAAGTCAGTATTCATAAGCTTATTGCTGGCAAAGAGCTTACTGCACTTAAAAAGCTTATCGACGTACTTGATCGGTACTTTCCTGGTCGTGCTGGAATGAAAGAAACCATTCACACTCTTGGACGAAACCTGGACAACTATAAGAAACAAATACGCGGAGAAGAATTTGCCGAACTATGGCACAACGCTCTTAACGGTAGAGAAACACATCAAGAATGGGTCGGATGTCGAGGAAGTCGGCCGAACTTTCGAGGATATCCATGTGGTTTATGGACCACTTTTCATACTCTGACTGTCAGCTATGCGTTGAAGCATCCGGGTAATACTGAATTTGACCCAACTCTTGTACTGCAAGCGATGAAAGGTTTCATCAAATACTTCTTTGGCTGTGCCCATTGTTCTAATCATTTCATCGACATGGCTGAGGACGAACTAAATCCAATTGAATCAGTAAAATCACCGAGGCAAGCTGTCCTTTGGTTGTGGGCGGCCCATAACAAG GTTAACCGAAGAATCGCCAGCGATGCTAGTGAAGACCCTAAAGCACccaaaattcaatttcctgCGTCCCATAACTGCCCCGAATGTCGAGTAGACGGTGTTGAGAGGGAAGAGGCTGTCTATGACTACCTGGTCAAGCTCTATAGTTCCGAAAACATCAGTTCTACTGGGCTACTTGTACAAATAAATCCCGCAAGGTCGGGTAGCTCTAGGATCCAGTCTATCCCTTTGGGCTCCCTAACATTCACCAGTTACGACATAAGCCTTTGCGCCGCCATTTATCTGGTCTCTTCGCTTATTTTAATGCTTGTCCTCTGTCGTATACTGGTCAAAAGACGTCGCTTCGTTCGTAAACAGGTTTACGATGTCTGCGGCAAGCTCATGTGA
- the LOC116921235 gene encoding solute carrier family 41 member 1, whose translation MNSPPNVQSETSNNLRKRIKGSKMGPQTEEENCEVIEMTEPMLVPESNKDDDWGNSEEGECEVMLKTSFPNSVNNYSGEENVEGFWLLAFQIFFPFLIAGLGMVGAGIVLDIVQHWNVFQMVTELFILVPALLGLKGNLEMTLASRLSTQANLGLMDSPDQRWSLIKSNLALIQCQAIVVGFLASIAAVIMGWIPEGSFDIYHALLISASAVLTASFASFVLGIIMVVVIIISHRFNINPDNVATPIAASLGDLTTLGLLATISTLLFNAITNVEAGLWWISPCILCAFIALLPWLVCVSSSNTLTKEVLYSGWSPVLAAMAISSMGGVILDCTVKAYKGIAVFQPVINGVGGNLVAVQASKLSTWLHQRGRIEEASINSMADSNKIFFCVSPISTFCTGGPHAKTARVLILLVLPGHIIFTLAIYYLQAGHTSLTPVFFVIYMFSAFLQVLLLLYIGHVMVMWMWSRSIDPDNSAIPYLTALGDLLGTAFLALAFHILYLIGDKDSDVGD comes from the exons ATGAATTCACCCCCTAATGTTCAGTCTGAAACTTCAAACAATCTtagaaaaagaattaaaggTAGTAAAATGGGTCCTCAGACAGAAGAAGAGAATTGTGAAGTCATTGAGATGACAGAGCCAATGCTGGTGCCTGAGAGCAATAAAGATGATGATTGGGGAAATAGTGAAGAAGGTGAATGTGAAGTTATGCTGAAGACATCATTTCCAAATTCTGTCAACAATTATAGTGGGGAAGAGAATGTGGAAGGATTCTGGCTCCTtgcattccaaatatttttcccGTTCCTTATTGCTGGCCTAGGAATGGTTGGAGCTGGAATTGTTCTTGACATTGTTCAG CACTGGAATGTATTTCAAATGGTCACTGAGCTCTTCATTTTGGTACCTGCTTTGCTAGGACTCAAAGGAAATCTTGAAATGACCTTAGCTTCAAGACTATCAACTCAAGCAAATCTCGGACTAATGGATTCACCAGATCAGCGTTGGAGTCTAATTAAAAGCAATTTAGCTCTCATCCAA TGTCAGGCAATCGTCGTGGGTTTTCTGGCCTCGATAGCTGCAGTAATAATGGGTTGGATTCCCGAGGGTAGCTTTGACATATATCACGCACTGTTAATAAGCGCAAGTGCTGTGTTAACAGcttcttttgcaagttttgTTCTTG GCATCATTATGGTGGTTGTGATAATTATTTCTCATCGGTTCAACATTAATCCTGACA ATGTGGCGACTCCTATTGCGGCTTCTTTGGGTGACTTGACCACTTTAGGACTTTTGGCAACAATTTCTACCTTGCTTTTCAATGCAATCA CAAATGTAGAGGCTGGGCTTTGGTGGATTTCTCCCTGTATTCTTTGTGCCTTTATCGCATTGCTTCCATGGTTAGTATGCGTTTCCTCGTCCAACACGTTGACCAAAGAAGTTTTGTACTCTGGATGGTCTCCTGTTCTAGCAGCTATGGCAATCAGCAG CATGGGGGGTGTAATATTAGACTGCACGGTTAAGGCTTACAAAGGGATTGCCGTCTTCCAGCCGGTTATTAATGGTGTCGGTGGCAATCTGGTCGCTGTTCAAGCCAGCAAGTTATCAACTTGGCTACATCAGCGTGGACGAATTGAGGAGGCGTCCATCAATAGCATGGCCGATAGCAACAAAATCTTCTTCTGTGTTAGTCCTATATCTACGTTCTGTACGGGTGGCCCTCACGCTAAAACAGCTCGAGTTCTTATTTTACTG GTACTTCCTGGGCACATCATCTTCACCCTTGCGATATATTATCTACAAGCAGGGCATACTAGCCTTACTCCGGTGTTTTTCGTGATATACATGTTTTCCGCTTTTCTTCAA GTGCTATTATTGCTATACATCGGCCATGTAATGGTGATGTGGATGTGGAGCCGTTCGATCGATCCAGATAATTCTGCGATACCTTATTTAACTGCATTAGGAGATCTTCTAGGTACAGCCTTTCTAGCATTGGCGTTTCATATCCTCTACTTGATTGGGGATAAAGATAGCGATGTTGGCGACTAG
- the LOC116921238 gene encoding SAP30-binding protein has product MSKSAVSVLQSLTATYTDSEGEDDERSDRKRRSSSLTSDGDMEMGKEPITTNTATSIATPESNKSGTNTPQSGSSISAAEIRRVAARLVSYNNDEAMSDEDDGEEDSNSRVEFPVVRSSRPVSPSAEPIKLLPGEELLPPEPTGKCPPDLQEKITRQYESMVQKNVSSLNFQIQQRKHFRNPSIYEKLIDHLEIEEIGTNYPPALYDPYQWGEESFYENLSKVQREEMEKREKERRERTKVEFVSGTAPKKSNTSGGTDEEKKRKSKWDQTIPLSQSANLTSVATGTKMAIPAFGTLPKKAKQV; this is encoded by the exons ATGTCAAAATCAGCAGTCTCAGTCCTGCAATCATTGACGGCTACATACACCGACTCGGAAGGAGAAGACGATGAACGTTCGGATAGGAAAAGGAGATCATCATCTCTCACCTCAGATGGTGACATGGAAATGGGAAAAGAGCCTATCACAACCAATACTGCAACATCAATTGCTACTCCAGAGAGCAACAAATCTGGTACCAATACACCACAGTCTGGGAGTAGCATAAGTG CTGCTGAAATTCGAAGAGTTGCTGCACGTCTGGTGTCATACAATAATGATGAGGCTATGTCAGATGAAGATGATGGGGAAGAAGATAGTAATAGCAGAGTAGAATTTCCTGTTGTGCGATCCAGCAGACCTGTCAGCCCTAGTGCTGAACCAATCAAACTGTTACCTGGTGAAGAATTGCTTCCTCCAGAGCCAACTGGAAAATGTCCACCTGATCTACAGGAAAAAATTACCAGACAATATGAGAGCATGGTGCAGAAAAATGTGTCATCTTtgaattttcaaattcaaCAAAGAAAGCACTTTCGAAACCCAAGCATCTATGAAAAGCTGATAGACCACTTGGAAATAGAAGAAATAGGAACCAATTACCCTCCT gcTCTGTATGATCCTTATCAGTGGGGAGAAGAATCATTTTATGAGAATCTATCCAAAGTCCAAAgagaagaaatggaaaaaagagaaaaagaacgaCGAGAGCGGACCAAAGTAGAATTCGTTTCAGGAACAGCTCCTAAAAAATCGAATACCAGTGGGGGGactgatgaagaaaaaaaaaggaaatctaaGTGGGATCAAACAATTCCACTGAGCCAAAGTGCTAATCTGACGTCGGTGGCTACCGGTACAAAAATGGCTATTCCTGCTTTTGGAACACTAcccaaaaaagcaaaacaagttTAA